In one Cryptococcus deuterogattii R265 chromosome 9, complete sequence genomic region, the following are encoded:
- a CDS encoding COP9 signalosome complex subunit 5, whose protein sequence is MASTARKTFEINNNIQVVDPSAAIFQYSREDEKLLDDEAPWRTDPHYFHTVKISAVALIKMVTHARSGGIYEIMGVMYGKVRDGTFWIMDVAALPVQGTETRVNAGNEAMEYMVNFQTANAEAGKGELLRGWYHSHPGYGCWLSGIDVNTQLNNQKFNDPYLAVVIDPNRTVSAGKVEIGAFRTYPEGYTPSAAGSSQYQSIPMDKIEDFGVHANAYYPLKVEIYKSKLDEKMLDLLWNKYWVATLSSNSLVSNLEYSTSQVQDLNAKLRAASQSISKSSSKLKLKPSQPTKKGKETTESSDKKLKEGEKEFSGVEEEETPLNKVTQESSRITSEAQNGIISQLLKEKLFNTPLTHSVDEKSAQATVQGRYWL, encoded by the exons ATGGCGTCCACAGCTAGAAAGACGTTTGaaatcaacaacaataTTCAA GTTGTCGACCCTTCGGCTGCCATTTTCCAGTACTCacgagaagatgaaaaattattagatgatgaagctcCTTGGAGGACAGA TCCGCATTACTTCCACACAGTCAAAATATCCGCTGTGGCTTTGATAAAGATG GTCACCCATGCGCGATCTGGGGGAATCTACGAGATTATGGGTGTCATGTATGGCAAAGTGCGAGATGGCACCTTTTGGATCATGGACGTTGCCGCGTTACCGGTACAGGGTACCGAGACTCGAGTGAACGCCGGAAACGAA GCGATGGAATACATGGTTAACTTTCAGACAGCGAATGCCGAagctggaaaaggggaGCTTCTGAGAGGCTGGTATCACTC CCATCCTGGATATGGGTGTTGGCTCTCAGGAATTGATGTCAACACTCAGTTAAATAACCAAAAGTTCAACGACCCTTATCTTGCGGTCGTC ATCGACCCTAACAGGACAGTGTCTGCTGGTAAGGTAGAAATCGGAGCTTTTAGGACTTATCCTGAA GGCTACACACCATCTGCGGCTGGCAGTTCACAATACCAGTCAATTCCTATGGATAAGATCGAAGACTTTGGTGTCCACGCCAACGCATACTACCCCTTGAAAGTTGAGATTTACAAGAGCAAACTTGACGAGAAAATGCTTGACTTGTTATGGAACAAGTATTGGGTAGCTACTCTTAGTTCCAATTCTCTTGTGTCG AATCTCGAATACTCCACCTCACAAGTGCAGGATTTGAATGCTAAGCTCCGTGCTGCATCTCAatccatctccaaatcatcttcaaagctcAAATTGAAGCCTTCGCAACCTAccaagaagggcaaggaaacAACTGAGAGCTCCGATAAGAAATTAAAAGAGGGTGAAAAGGAGTTCAGCggagttgaggaagaagaaacgcCCTTGAATAAGGTGACCCAGGAAAG CTCGAGGATAACTTCGGAAGCCCAGAATGGTATTATCTCCCAGCTCCTTAAGGAGAAGTTGTTCAACACTCCGTTAACACATTCAGTGGATGAGAAGTCGGCGCAGGCAACTGTACAAGGTAGATACTGGCTATAG